A section of the Methanococcus vannielii SB genome encodes:
- the iorA gene encoding indolepyruvate ferredoxin oxidoreductase subunit alpha codes for MTSNKFLMGNEAIALSAIASGVQFATGYPGTPSTEVMETLIKNAKKYGYYVEWATNEKVALETAIGASFSGTDTIVTMKQVGLNVASDPLMSLTYLGVKGALVLLVTDDPGPHSSQTEQDTRSFGLFSNVPVIDPSDSKEAYKMTKYAFELSKKYETPVILRTTTRVSHRCDDVLVDDLNKIPFKTSGFSKDSRWAIFPRLTAERHPVLEALQNTLSEEFSNSNFNFIQGTGKIGIITSGASYHYVVESISNNKHDFSILKIGTPYPFPEKKVFEFINSVDCILIVEELDPYLEDQTLKLIGKLGINKPVYGKYNKYFPCCGEYNVKLVLDGINKVLESLNYEKIKFSNVIDTQNVNVPLPVRPPTLCAGCMHRTVFYGFKKVSKEFEKKGIQTIFSGDIGCYTLGNAPPIELIDTCICMGAGISVASGISKTSKNSKNVAFIGDSTFFHSGIPAVISAVYNKSDITIAVLDNRTTAMTGHQPHPGTGKTAGFEDTKLIEIEGILKSCGLDFVKSVSTENLDECINVSRESIEYNGPSAVVFRGNCVSLVKSKLKCRVDTEKCTGCKICFEELGCPAIVMDRDIPNITSNCIACGLCVAVCPFNAIINEGNCYEL; via the coding sequence TTGACCAGTAACAAGTTTTTAATGGGAAATGAAGCAATTGCTCTTTCAGCGATTGCCTCAGGAGTACAGTTTGCTACAGGGTATCCTGGAACTCCTTCAACAGAAGTAATGGAAACTTTGATAAAAAATGCAAAAAAGTACGGTTACTATGTAGAATGGGCTACAAATGAAAAAGTGGCCCTTGAAACTGCAATCGGAGCATCATTCTCAGGAACTGATACAATTGTTACTATGAAACAAGTTGGATTAAATGTTGCATCTGACCCGTTAATGAGTTTAACGTATTTAGGAGTAAAAGGTGCTCTTGTATTATTGGTAACGGATGATCCGGGGCCCCATTCATCCCAGACCGAGCAAGACACTAGGTCATTTGGACTTTTTTCAAATGTTCCGGTAATTGACCCTTCTGATTCAAAAGAAGCATACAAAATGACGAAATATGCATTTGAACTTTCAAAAAAGTACGAAACTCCAGTAATTTTAAGAACTACGACAAGGGTTTCACACCGGTGCGATGACGTATTAGTTGATGATTTAAATAAAATACCTTTTAAAACATCTGGTTTTTCTAAAGATTCAAGATGGGCAATTTTTCCAAGATTAACGGCAGAAAGACATCCTGTATTAGAAGCCTTGCAAAATACATTATCTGAGGAATTTTCAAATTCAAACTTCAACTTTATTCAGGGAACTGGAAAAATTGGAATCATTACATCAGGCGCTTCATATCACTACGTGGTTGAATCTATTTCAAATAATAAGCACGATTTTTCCATTTTAAAAATAGGAACGCCCTACCCATTTCCGGAAAAAAAAGTATTTGAGTTTATAAACAGTGTAGATTGCATTTTAATAGTCGAAGAACTCGATCCATATTTAGAAGACCAGACTTTAAAATTAATTGGAAAATTAGGAATTAATAAACCAGTTTATGGAAAATATAATAAGTATTTCCCTTGTTGTGGTGAATATAACGTTAAATTAGTACTAGATGGAATAAATAAAGTATTAGAATCCTTAAATTATGAAAAAATAAAATTTTCAAATGTAATTGATACTCAAAATGTAAATGTGCCTCTTCCAGTACGTCCGCCAACATTATGTGCAGGTTGTATGCATAGGACAGTATTTTACGGTTTTAAGAAAGTTTCAAAAGAGTTTGAAAAAAAAGGTATTCAAACAATATTTTCTGGCGATATAGGGTGTTATACGTTAGGTAATGCTCCCCCTATTGAATTAATCGATACTTGCATTTGCATGGGTGCAGGAATAAGCGTTGCATCCGGTATTTCAAAAACTTCAAAGAATTCAAAGAATGTCGCATTTATAGGGGACTCTACATTTTTCCATTCTGGAATTCCTGCAGTAATTAGTGCAGTTTACAATAAGTCGGATATAACTATTGCAGTTTTAGATAATAGAACAACTGCAATGACTGGGCATCAACCGCATCCGGGAACTGGAAAAACAGCTGGATTTGAGGATACAAAACTAATAGAAATTGAAGGAATTTTAAAAAGTTGCGGATTGGATTTTGTAAAATCAGTTTCTACCGAGAATTTGGATGAGTGTATAAATGTTTCAAGAGAATCTATTGAATATAATGGGCCTTCCGCAGTAGTATTTAGAGGAAACTGTGTTTCACTGGTAAAATCAAAACTAAAATGTAGGGTAGATACAGAAAAATGCACTGGATGCAAAATCTGTTTTGAAGAGCTAGGGTGCCCTGCAATAGTAATGGATAGAGATATTCCAAATATAACATCTAATTGTATAGCATGTGGATTATGTGTGGCAGTATGTCCTTTTAACGCCATAATTAACGAGGGAAATTGTTATGAGCTTTAA
- the fbp gene encoding fructose-1,6-bisphosphate aldolase/phosphatase, with translation MQEKITMSVIKADVGGLCGHTLAPEELLDAAEYVLENALDEILIDYYVTNCGDDIDLIMTHNKGTDSEEVHKLAWDAFEEATSVAKELKLYGAGQDLLSNSFSGNIKGLGPGCAEMEFVERPSEPVIVFCCDKTDPAAFNLPFYKMFSDPFSTAGLVYDPSMASGFRYEVLDVMEHKRVFMDTPEETYSLLALIGNTEKYAIKRVYRRKDNEITAVCSSEKLNMIAGEYVGKDDPVAIVRAQSGFPAVGEILEPFANPHLVAGWMRGCHFGPIMPVAEEDARPARFDGPARVMALGFQLSKGRLVGPNDLFADKSFDKAREKALDMAEMMRSMGPFMPHRLPETMMEYTSVPKVLAQLKGRFIDIDENCGCKIDQIRNRGDME, from the coding sequence ATGCAAGAAAAAATAACCATGAGCGTTATTAAAGCAGATGTGGGGGGGCTTTGTGGCCACACACTTGCTCCAGAAGAGTTACTCGATGCTGCAGAGTATGTTTTAGAAAATGCACTAGATGAAATTTTAATTGATTATTATGTTACAAACTGTGGTGACGACATAGATTTGATAATGACCCACAATAAAGGAACAGATAGCGAAGAAGTACATAAACTTGCATGGGATGCATTTGAAGAAGCAACAAGCGTTGCAAAAGAATTAAAACTTTACGGTGCAGGTCAGGACTTACTTTCAAACTCTTTTTCCGGAAACATCAAAGGACTTGGCCCCGGCTGTGCTGAAATGGAATTTGTCGAAAGACCAAGTGAACCAGTTATTGTATTTTGCTGTGACAAAACTGACCCAGCAGCATTTAATTTGCCATTTTATAAAATGTTTTCAGACCCATTTAGTACTGCAGGTTTAGTTTATGACCCTTCAATGGCATCAGGGTTTAGGTATGAAGTATTGGATGTAATGGAGCACAAAAGGGTTTTCATGGACACGCCTGAGGAAACATATTCTTTACTTGCATTGATCGGAAACACCGAAAAATACGCCATAAAAAGAGTTTACAGGAGAAAAGATAACGAAATTACGGCAGTATGTTCATCAGAAAAATTGAATATGATTGCAGGAGAATACGTTGGAAAAGATGACCCTGTTGCAATTGTAAGGGCTCAAAGTGGATTTCCTGCAGTAGGGGAAATTTTAGAACCCTTTGCAAACCCACACTTAGTTGCAGGATGGATGAGAGGATGCCATTTTGGCCCTATAATGCCAGTTGCTGAAGAAGATGCAAGACCTGCAAGATTTGACGGCCCTGCAAGAGTTATGGCTTTAGGATTCCAGCTATCAAAAGGAAGACTAGTTGGACCAAATGATTTATTTGCAGACAAATCATTTGATAAGGCAAGGGAAAAAGCACTCGATATGGCAGAAATGATGAGGTCAATGGGCCCATTTATGCCTCATAGATTACCTGAAACTATGATGGAATACACGTCAGTTCCAAAAGTTTTAGCTCAATTAAAAGGAAGATTTATTGATATTGATGAAAATTGCGGATGTAAAATCGACCAGATAAGAAACAGAGGAGATATGGAATAA
- the ilvD gene encoding dihydroxy-acid dehydratase — translation MISDNIKKGVIRSPNRALLKACGYTDEDMEKPFIGVVNSFTDVVPGHIHLRTLAEAVKNGVYANGGTPFEFNTIGICDGIAMGHEGMKYSLPSREIIADAVESMARAHGFDGLVLIPTCDKIVPGMIMGALRLNIPFIVVTGGPMLPGEFQGKKYELISLFEGVGQYQVGKISEEELKCIEDCACSGAGSCAGLYTANSMACLTEALGLSLPMCATTHAVDAQKVRIAKKSGSKIVDLVKQDIKPKDILTKEAFENAILVDLALGGSTNTTLHIPAIANEIENKFITLDDFDRLSDEVPHIASIKPGGEHFMIDLHNAGGIPAVFNVLKEKIRDTNTVSGKTTLEIAKEVKYINYDVIRKTEAPVHETAGLRVLKGNIAPNGCVVKIGAVNPKMYKHEGPAKVFNSEDDAISAILGGKIVSGDVIVIRYEGPSGGPGMREMLSPTSAICGMGLDDSVALITDGRFSGGSRGPCIGHISPEAMAGGLIAVINDGDTIKIDMIGKKINVELNNSEIENRLKSLKIPEPKVKTGYLSRYSRLVSSADEGAVLK, via the coding sequence ATGATTAGCGATAATATAAAAAAAGGAGTAATTAGAAGCCCTAATCGGGCTCTTTTAAAGGCTTGCGGATATACGGATGAAGATATGGAAAAACCGTTTATTGGAGTTGTAAATAGCTTTACAGACGTAGTTCCCGGCCATATTCACTTAAGAACATTGGCAGAAGCTGTTAAAAATGGAGTTTATGCAAACGGCGGAACCCCCTTTGAATTTAACACTATTGGAATTTGTGATGGCATTGCAATGGGTCATGAAGGCATGAAGTATTCCTTACCCTCAAGAGAAATTATCGCAGATGCAGTTGAATCAATGGCAAGAGCCCACGGGTTTGATGGATTAGTATTAATTCCAACGTGCGATAAAATCGTTCCTGGAATGATAATGGGTGCATTAAGATTAAATATTCCATTTATTGTAGTTACCGGTGGCCCAATGCTTCCAGGGGAATTCCAAGGAAAAAAATACGAACTTATCAGCCTATTTGAAGGTGTAGGTCAGTACCAAGTTGGAAAAATTAGTGAAGAGGAATTAAAATGCATTGAAGACTGTGCATGTTCAGGTGCCGGAAGTTGTGCAGGGCTATACACTGCAAATAGTATGGCTTGCCTTACAGAAGCATTAGGACTTTCCCTTCCAATGTGTGCAACAACACATGCAGTTGATGCTCAAAAAGTTAGAATCGCTAAAAAAAGTGGTTCAAAAATAGTAGATTTAGTAAAACAAGACATTAAACCAAAAGATATCTTAACAAAAGAAGCTTTTGAAAATGCAATTTTAGTAGACCTTGCATTAGGCGGTTCCACAAACACAACTCTCCACATTCCTGCAATTGCAAATGAAATCGAAAATAAATTTATAACACTAGATGATTTCGATAGATTAAGCGATGAAGTTCCACATATTGCGTCAATTAAGCCCGGTGGAGAACATTTCATGATTGATTTACATAATGCAGGGGGAATTCCCGCAGTATTCAATGTTTTAAAAGAAAAAATTAGAGATACAAACACCGTTAGTGGAAAAACCACCTTAGAAATTGCTAAAGAGGTAAAATACATAAACTATGATGTTATAAGAAAAACTGAAGCACCGGTTCATGAAACTGCAGGTTTAAGGGTTTTAAAAGGAAATATTGCGCCAAATGGTTGTGTTGTAAAAATTGGGGCAGTGAATCCAAAAATGTATAAACATGAAGGCCCTGCAAAGGTATTTAATTCAGAAGACGATGCAATTTCTGCAATTCTTGGTGGAAAGATTGTTTCGGGCGACGTTATTGTAATAAGATATGAAGGGCCATCCGGGGGCCCCGGAATGAGAGAAATGCTATCCCCAACATCTGCAATTTGCGGAATGGGTCTTGATGATAGTGTTGCACTAATAACTGATGGAAGGTTCAGCGGTGGAAGTAGGGGGCCGTGTATTGGACATATTTCTCCAGAAGCTATGGCTGGAGGACTAATTGCAGTGATTAATGATGGAGACACTATAAAAATCGACATGATTGGAAAAAAAATAAATGTTGAATTAAATAACAGTGAAATCGAAAATCGGTTAAAATCGCTTAAAATACCTGAACCAAAAGTTAAAACGGGCTACCTTTCAAGATATTCAAGACTAGTTTCTTCAGCTGATGAAGGTGCAGTTTTAAAATAG
- the cobI gene encoding precorrin-2 C(20)-methyltransferase has translation MVDKIYGIGVGPGDTDLLTLKSVKILNSVETIFVPISKEGKASVAYEIIKGIIPEDKKVVELLFPMSKDIEFLQKHWENAAKEIINEKGTVAVVTIGDATLYSTFSYVWQIFNKNNIEVEVINGISSPFAAAASLNIPLVEGDEKLAILPQGKDLERYLDEFDTLIVMKTNDLEEKLKNLKNKKDSFLVGVVNRVTSSSQKISLGKIDEIDFEPFKDYLSLAIIKKLK, from the coding sequence ATGGTTGATAAAATATATGGAATAGGCGTTGGGCCAGGAGATACGGATTTATTAACATTAAAATCTGTAAAAATACTAAATAGTGTAGAAACAATATTTGTACCAATTTCAAAGGAAGGAAAGGCTTCCGTTGCATACGAAATTATAAAAGGAATTATTCCTGAAGATAAAAAAGTAGTTGAATTATTGTTTCCAATGAGTAAGGACATTGAATTTTTACAAAAACACTGGGAAAACGCTGCAAAGGAGATAATTAACGAAAAAGGAACTGTTGCAGTCGTAACAATTGGGGATGCAACACTTTACAGTACATTTTCGTATGTATGGCAGATATTTAACAAAAATAATATTGAAGTTGAAGTCATAAATGGAATTTCTTCACCTTTTGCAGCAGCTGCTTCCTTAAACATTCCCCTAGTTGAAGGAGATGAAAAATTAGCAATATTGCCTCAAGGAAAAGATTTAGAACGGTATTTAGATGAATTTGACACTTTAATCGTCATGAAAACAAATGATTTAGAAGAAAAATTGAAAAACTTAAAAAATAAAAAGGATAGTTTTTTAGTCGGCGTTGTAAATCGAGTTACAAGTAGTAGTCAAAAAATATCGCTTGGAAAAATCGATGAAATTGATTTTGAACCGTTTAAAGATTATTTATCATTAGCAATTATTAAAAAATTGAAATAA
- a CDS encoding shikimate kinase yields the protein MRCSAISPGSGTIINAISTGKGSAFGIDLKIKANVELKNDGKSKINGILLDNPSLKPNLVERCVKNVLEHFEVDYSAKISTSSELPLKSGLSSSSAASNAAVLATFGALGEKIDSELILDLAIKSSFEEQLTITGAYDDATASYFGGITVCNNLERKILKKDVFKEELDVIILMPNFKKNLNVKRMKLISDYVELAFEKCMNADYYKALFLNGILYSSALNFPSYISVDALEAGAVTAGLSGTGPSYIALSYQENTEKVKNAFKKYGTVIISKPDNFGSKIIY from the coding sequence ATGAGATGCTCTGCAATTTCCCCCGGTTCTGGAACAATTATTAACGCAATTTCAACAGGCAAGGGTTCTGCATTTGGGATTGATTTAAAAATAAAAGCAAATGTAGAGTTGAAAAATGATGGAAAAAGTAAAATAAATGGAATTTTACTCGATAATCCATCTTTAAAGCCAAACTTGGTTGAAAGATGCGTTAAAAATGTTTTGGAGCATTTTGAAGTAGATTATTCTGCAAAAATTTCAACCAGTAGTGAACTTCCATTAAAATCTGGATTAAGTAGTAGTAGTGCAGCATCAAATGCAGCAGTTCTTGCGACATTTGGGGCACTTGGCGAAAAAATAGATTCTGAGTTAATTTTAGACCTTGCAATAAAATCCTCTTTTGAAGAACAATTAACAATAACTGGGGCATATGACGATGCAACAGCATCATATTTTGGTGGAATTACCGTCTGTAATAATTTAGAAAGAAAAATACTGAAAAAAGACGTTTTTAAAGAAGAATTAGACGTTATTATATTAATGCCAAATTTTAAAAAGAACCTGAATGTAAAGAGGATGAAATTAATAAGTGATTATGTTGAACTAGCATTTGAAAAGTGTATGAATGCAGATTATTATAAAGCATTATTTTTAAACGGTATTCTTTATTCTTCTGCACTAAATTTCCCATCATACATTTCCGTAGATGCCTTAGAAGCAGGTGCTGTTACTGCAGGCCTTTCTGGAACTGGGCCTTCGTATATAGCACTATCTTATCAGGAAAATACTGAAAAAGTTAAGAATGCTTTTAAAAAATATGGAACAGTGATTATTTCAAAACCTGATAATTTTGGTTCAAAAATAATTTACTAG
- a CDS encoding DUF447 domain-containing protein, which translates to MKQEVVITSGNLNQAPMGAFLSDNNVLLHVFEGSHTYENLKVDKFYILNICSPYLVAKAVLDDDFDSEFLNLDGKKIPYLKDAYKILLIEVTGRKFVEYKNIYGKSKLMVVNGINISESVLNDDYSPYSRAEGALVEMAVIYSRLGILNGTKKQEAYLNMKIFMEIVKKVGSTKHLELGRRFLTAKL; encoded by the coding sequence ATGAAACAGGAAGTCGTAATAACGTCAGGAAATTTAAATCAAGCACCAATGGGTGCATTTTTAAGTGATAATAATGTGTTACTCCACGTTTTTGAAGGTTCCCATACATATGAAAACTTGAAAGTCGATAAATTTTATATCTTAAACATTTGTAGCCCCTATCTGGTTGCAAAAGCAGTTTTAGACGATGATTTTGATAGTGAATTTCTAAATTTGGACGGTAAAAAAATTCCTTATTTAAAAGATGCATATAAAATACTGCTTATAGAAGTTACTGGCCGAAAATTTGTAGAATATAAAAATATTTATGGAAAATCTAAATTAATGGTTGTTAATGGGATTAATATTTCTGAAAGTGTTTTAAACGATGATTATAGTCCTTACAGCCGTGCAGAAGGGGCATTAGTCGAAATGGCAGTAATTTATTCGAGATTGGGGATTTTAAATGGTACTAAAAAGCAGGAAGCTTATTTAAATATGAAAATTTTCATGGAAATAGTTAAAAAAGTAGGTTCTACTAAACATTTAGAACTTGGAAGAAGATTTTTAACAGCTAAATTATAA
- a CDS encoding replication factor C large subunit, which translates to MEEWVEKYRPKSLNDVAGHSKTKEALCYWIESFIRGNKQKPVLLFGPPGSGKTTMAHAIANDYNFDVIELNASDKRNKDVISQVVGTAATSKSLTGKRTLIVLDEVDGLSGNDDRGGVSEIIKVLKNAENPVILTANDVYKPALSSLRNSVTMVDAGSVHTNSIPPVLRKIALKEGFEIDEKVIKLISSHAGGDLRAAINDLQALLTGGSIEIEDAKNLPDRDSEKSIFDAIRIIMKTTHYDIATSATVDLKEELGTVSEWISENLPKEYLKYGDLAKGYDYLSKSDVFLGRVYRRQYFGLWRYASALMTAGTALSKEDKYRGFTRYSPPTVFTKLSRTKVAREKLKEILKKIGIKTHTSIKGARSTLDFLYVIFESNLQMATDLTLYYEFTKEEVEFLTNKKISKDIFSIIECEKTKKTDDKNLMKKDLEEDTFKEKTNEIMPVIPKRPKISDNQISEILTKDNNPKDDVKKASKKPESTSKKQATLDKFF; encoded by the coding sequence ATGGAAGAATGGGTTGAAAAATACAGGCCGAAATCTTTAAATGATGTTGCAGGACATTCTAAGACAAAAGAAGCACTTTGTTACTGGATAGAGTCATTTATAAGGGGCAATAAGCAAAAACCGGTTCTGCTTTTTGGCCCCCCTGGAAGCGGAAAAACTACAATGGCACATGCTATTGCAAATGACTATAATTTTGACGTTATTGAACTAAATGCCAGTGATAAGAGAAATAAGGATGTAATATCCCAAGTTGTTGGAACTGCAGCAACTTCAAAATCACTTACTGGAAAAAGGACACTGATAGTTTTAGACGAAGTAGATGGCCTTTCTGGAAATGATGATAGAGGAGGGGTTTCAGAAATTATAAAAGTTCTGAAAAATGCTGAAAATCCGGTAATTTTGACGGCAAATGATGTTTATAAACCTGCACTAAGTAGTTTAAGGAATTCTGTAACTATGGTGGATGCAGGTTCTGTTCACACAAATTCAATTCCCCCGGTTTTGAGAAAAATTGCATTAAAAGAAGGGTTTGAAATCGATGAAAAAGTTATTAAATTAATTTCTAGTCATGCAGGCGGAGATTTAAGGGCTGCAATCAACGACTTACAGGCCCTTTTAACTGGCGGTTCGATAGAAATTGAAGATGCAAAAAATTTACCTGATAGAGATAGTGAAAAAAGTATTTTTGATGCAATACGGATAATAATGAAAACAACGCACTACGATATTGCAACTTCCGCTACAGTTGATTTAAAAGAAGAACTGGGGACAGTTAGTGAATGGATTTCTGAGAATTTGCCAAAAGAGTATTTAAAATATGGTGACCTTGCGAAAGGTTATGATTATCTCTCAAAATCCGATGTATTTTTAGGAAGGGTCTATCGAAGGCAATATTTTGGACTATGGCGGTATGCATCGGCTTTAATGACTGCAGGAACTGCTCTTTCAAAGGAAGATAAGTATCGGGGATTTACAAGGTATTCTCCTCCGACAGTATTTACAAAATTAAGTCGTACTAAAGTTGCAAGGGAAAAATTAAAAGAAATATTAAAAAAAATAGGGATAAAAACACATACTTCTATAAAGGGTGCTAGAAGTACCCTTGATTTTTTATATGTCATATTTGAGTCAAATTTGCAAATGGCTACAGATTTAACTTTATATTATGAATTTACGAAAGAAGAAGTTGAATTTTTAACAAATAAAAAAATTTCAAAGGACATTTTTTCGATAATTGAATGTGAAAAAACAAAAAAAACAGATGACAAAAATTTAATGAAAAAAGATTTAGAAGAAGATACGTTTAAAGAAAAAACAAATGAAATAATGCCCGTAATTCCTAAGCGTCCAAAAATTTCAGATAATCAGATTTCAGAAATCCTTACTAAAGATAATAATCCAAAAGATGACGTTAAAAAAGCTTCAAAAAAACCAGAAAGTACTTCAAAAAAACAGGCAACCCTTGATAAATTTTTTTAA
- the trm5b gene encoding tRNA (guanine(37)-N1)-methyltransferase Trm5b, with protein sequence MVFCIKINAKNGEIIRKILLDNNLLNKSYKLKKEDGFLYIPLTTAEFNKSILKNQDISFEIFENALEKIDLEKKMSFKEYLLNNFKNEVENDLIAHAYDIIGDIVILQISNDIDPKLRIEIGETALRLIPSVKTVFRRESDVKGNFRVRDLEHLSGEKKTLTKYKENGYKLFVDVSKVYFSPRLGWERKRIMELVTPDDIVVDMFCGVGPYSIACKSAEKIYSIDINPDGIALLKENIKLNNLENKIIPILDDVRNVNVKGSRVIMNLPKYAHEFVDKALEIVADDGIIHYYMVGGDFDEGIELFSEKCEFEVIEKRIVKSYSPREYVFVIDFKILNKKVKNKN encoded by the coding sequence GTGGTATTCTGTATTAAAATTAATGCTAAAAACGGAGAAATAATTCGAAAAATCCTCCTAGATAATAATTTACTTAATAAATCATATAAATTAAAAAAAGAAGATGGATTTTTATATATTCCACTAACCACTGCTGAATTTAACAAGAGTATTTTGAAAAATCAGGACATTAGTTTTGAAATTTTTGAAAACGCACTTGAAAAAATAGATCTTGAAAAAAAGATGAGTTTTAAAGAATATTTATTAAATAACTTTAAAAATGAAGTTGAAAACGATTTAATTGCTCATGCTTATGATATAATTGGCGATATCGTCATATTACAAATTTCTAATGATATTGACCCGAAATTAAGAATTGAAATTGGAGAAACTGCTTTAAGATTAATACCTTCCGTAAAAACGGTATTTAGAAGAGAAAGTGATGTAAAGGGAAATTTTAGAGTAAGGGATTTAGAACACCTTTCAGGAGAGAAAAAAACACTAACGAAATATAAAGAAAACGGCTACAAACTTTTTGTTGATGTTTCTAAGGTTTATTTTTCCCCAAGACTTGGATGGGAGAGAAAACGGATAATGGAGCTCGTAACGCCTGACGACATAGTGGTAGATATGTTCTGTGGAGTTGGCCCATACTCAATTGCGTGTAAAAGTGCAGAAAAAATATATTCAATAGATATTAACCCAGATGGAATTGCCCTTTTAAAGGAAAATATCAAGTTAAATAATCTTGAAAATAAAATAATTCCAATTTTAGACGATGTAAGGAATGTAAACGTTAAAGGAAGCCGTGTTATAATGAACCTTCCAAAATATGCACATGAATTTGTAGATAAAGCACTTGAAATAGTTGCAGATGATGGAATAATCCATTACTATATGGTTGGTGGGGATTTTGATGAGGGAATTGAATTATTTAGCGAAAAATGTGAATTTGAAGTTATTGAAAAAAGAATAGTTAAGTCATATTCTCCACGAGAGTACGTGTTTGTAATCGATTTTAAGATACTGAATAAAAAAGTTAAAAATAAAAATTAA
- a CDS encoding type II glyceraldehyde-3-phosphate dehydrogenase: protein MVGVLVNGYGSIGKRVADAVAKQDDMKVIGVTKTKPDFEARMAVTKGYKLFAAIPEKKHLFEEANIPIEGTIEDIIEDADIVVDGAPKKIGKANVENVYKKHNVKAIIQGGEKAKDAEDSFNSLWSYNRCYGKDYIRLVSCNTTGLCRTLYAIDSITDILKARVVLVRRAADPNDIKTGPINAIIPDPVTVPSHHGPDVVSVIPKLDGKIMTSAIIVPTTLMHMHSLMVETTGVTKDAVLDAIEKTPRIIKVKASEGIDSTAKIIEYSRDLGRLRYDLNEIAIWEESINVVDNEIYLMQAIHQESDVIPENIDCIRAMLEMEEDNIKSIEKTNRALGLLK, encoded by the coding sequence ATGGTTGGAGTATTAGTAAATGGTTATGGCTCTATCGGAAAAAGAGTTGCTGATGCAGTAGCTAAACAGGATGATATGAAAGTAATCGGAGTTACAAAAACAAAACCTGATTTTGAAGCTAGGATGGCCGTTACAAAAGGTTACAAATTATTTGCTGCAATACCTGAAAAAAAGCACCTTTTTGAAGAAGCCAATATTCCCATTGAAGGAACTATTGAAGATATTATTGAAGATGCAGATATCGTAGTTGATGGAGCTCCAAAAAAAATTGGAAAGGCTAACGTGGAAAACGTGTATAAAAAACATAATGTTAAAGCAATTATCCAAGGTGGGGAAAAAGCAAAAGATGCAGAGGACTCATTTAATTCCCTTTGGAGTTACAATAGATGTTATGGAAAAGATTACATAAGACTAGTATCTTGTAACACTACTGGACTATGTAGGACACTTTATGCAATTGATTCTATAACTGATATTTTAAAAGCCAGAGTAGTTTTAGTAAGAAGGGCTGCTGACCCCAATGATATAAAAACAGGGCCCATAAATGCTATTATTCCTGACCCAGTAACAGTTCCATCCCATCACGGGCCAGATGTCGTTTCAGTAATACCAAAATTAGATGGAAAAATAATGACTTCTGCAATAATTGTTCCAACTACCCTTATGCACATGCACTCTTTAATGGTTGAAACTACAGGAGTTACAAAAGATGCGGTTTTAGATGCAATTGAAAAAACGCCAAGAATCATAAAAGTAAAAGCTAGTGAAGGAATTGATTCAACAGCAAAAATAATCGAATATTCAAGAGACCTTGGAAGATTAAGGTACGACTTAAATGAAATTGCAATTTGGGAAGAAAGCATTAATGTAGTAGATAATGAAATTTATTTAATGCAAGCAATTCACCAAGAAAGTGATGTTATTCCTGAAAACATTGATTGTATTAGGGCAATGCTCGAAATGGAAGAAGATAACATAAAATCCATTGAAAAAACGAACAGAGCTCTTGGTCTTTTAAAATAA